AGAATCATAAAAAACTACAACATAATGAATACGCATCAAAATCAAAATTCAAGTCCAGGTATAAGTTTCCTTTTTTACAACAAGCATTCAAATTATGTATCCATCAgctacatatatatacacagatcAAACAACAAAGCAAACAGAATCTGGTAATATTAGTTTAAGAACTAAAATCTTAAAATGTTTAAGTGTTGATAATGAATTGGAGTGATCGGCAAGTAAAATCATACAGTAAGGTCTAATAATCTCATAATTACTCAGTTCATCATATTCATTAGGGTTTAAAATCGCCCTAAACATTACAGCTTGTCAATCAGATACGGATCTGTGTACAATTCAACATCTATGTACAAATTAAGTCATAAAATAAGTTGAGTTTTCAATTGAATTCAATTAGATTCAGGTAAAGTGTATGTACCTCTTTAGAGTGATGAAGACATTCAAGATAGTCTTCACGAAGAAGAGAACAATCTTTAGGTTCTCTGCAACGAGACATACACTCGCTGAAATCCATCCAGAAATCGTAACATCTTCCTTTGTTTCCAGTTATCCCCCACCCAGACGCCATTGATTGATTTCTAGTTTCCACCTCAATCGGTTTTTTTATTTACAGAACCTAATTAAGGTTCACGATGCAGTTTAGTTGATTATGGGCTTAACGTTGTTTTTGGGTCATTATATGTTATTTGGGCTTGTTAATTTTCTTAAGTTAGGAAAAGTTATTTGGGCCTCATCGTCATCGTATGGGAAGGGTGACGACTGATGATGACAATAAATTATatggaaaattttttttttttaggacagcgaaattgggatcacccgagggggactaaaccacccgttgcgatcatctcccgtttcgactatgccgattcagcgataataaccccgcccccatcgctgcccgggaggaaaccttgaaaccgatccaagggcacggccaagtaaaaccccccatCCCTTTACCCCACTTAGGGGTGCCCGGGTGATTCCGGATGGGCAGGATAGAGTTGCATTTACATTTAAGTAATTGTTGTAGCCGGGtgaagtcgaactcctgacctcaagtgtattagaggcaGGCCACTACCACTCAACCACAACTGCAACCCCAAATTATATGGAAATTGGTCAAAATGTTATCATTTCTGAAAGTATTTATGTTGTAAAAAAAAATCTTAGCTATAAAAATGTCCTCTGATCACGCACCAAGAACGGTGCATGCAAGTCTGTATGTGGTGCGTGCAAGGCTGAGGGGAGTCTAAACCAAAAGAAAAGGAAGCACAAGCTGAGGGAGAGAGAGTGGCACAACAATAAATTGAACCAAAAGCTACTCCCTAATTTTGATTTTGTGACTCAATTTTCTTCAATCAAACAGTATTTTGTTCCAATTTTCATTCCGTTTCAAGTAGATCTAATCAATTCCATTGTTATTTGTATATAATGTCTCCTAATCGACGTAGTTccaaaagaaaaatcaaaattccAATCAAATTCTCGAATACGATTCACAGCATGAAATCGAAGGAGGCTGTTAGCGAATCAAATTCTGAAACGGATCTGGAAGGTGTATTGAAGGCTGATGTGGTCACAGAACATGAGATGAGCTCGAATCAAACTGTAAA
This window of the Rutidosis leptorrhynchoides isolate AG116_Rl617_1_P2 chromosome 7, CSIRO_AGI_Rlap_v1, whole genome shotgun sequence genome carries:
- the LOC139858085 gene encoding NADH dehydrogenase [ubiquinone] iron-sulfur protein 5-B-like; the encoded protein is MASGWGITGNKGRCYDFWMDFSECMSRCREPKDCSLLREDYLECLHHSKEFQRRNRIYKEEQRQIRAAAQKAKGGDEGVPHH